The genomic DNA TGACAATATCTCCATTGTTGGACTTGAGGGCTTTGACAGCCTTGCTCCGCGATACAGTCGCCTGGGTCATCACCAATTCGACATCATGAGGCTCGACTCCAGTCTCGTcaatctcttcctcttcctcctctgctGGGGCTGCAGCAGCTGCAGCAGCATCTTCAGGCTTCGAGACCACTGAGCCCATGTCAGGGACCCTGAACTGCTGGGCAGCTTGGGCCTGGAGTTGGGTGCTTAGGTCCTCAATCTTGGCCTCACCGAATATGATGTAAGTCTCCGAGTGCGGGCTCTTGAAGACGTCGGGCTTCGAGATGAAGAACAGTATCTAGGGAGgcaaaaaaagggaaacaattAGAACTATCGGGTGCATCTGCTTGATTAGACCCAATGGTAAGGCAAGAATAACGCTTACATTCTTGGTCCTCTTGATGGTCACCCTGGTGACACCTGGGATGGGTTTCATTCCCAGCTTCAGCATTGCTTTTCGGCTCTTCTTCTCGCTCCTGCTTTGCTTGGAACTCCCATTAGCGCCTACATATCACCTTCCAGTTCAAATCTCCGGAGCAGGAATAACTATTTTTACGAGCAGAACAACAAAGTGGAGACATTCATACAACTCAAGCAAGTCCCTTCCAATGTTCTTAACGACTCTGACTGTCAATAGACTATTTAACGAGATAAGGAACAAAGTCTGTACGAATCAAAGCAAGAGCATACACATCATGCAAGCTGACATGGTATGATCTCCACAATCAGGATTGGAACTTTACTAATGGCCACGGCATAATCTATCCACTTCTCATTCAATGTGTACTATAATATTCGGGCACAACATTTCTCCCCATTTCCATGATGAAGATTGAGCAGAATTCTGCATCAAACATCCTTGAACTTGGACAAATAAGCAATTTGCGTGTACAAATACATTATTAtgtaaaaatgtatatattgataattataCTATTTTAATTCCTTATAGATAGGAGGCCCaaatttgtttaaaaaaaaaaaagagaacccAAAAAATCTCAGCTCAGGGGAGGAGAAGTTAAAATGGAAGAAGTACCTGGAGTTCCATCGTCCTCCTTGTCGTCGTCATCGTCGTCTTCATCGTCGTCCTCGTCCTCGTCCTTGTCGTCGTCCTTCACGTCCTCAACGATTGGTTCATCCCCCTGCATATATAAACCTCCCCATAAGAAAAGCATGAAATGAATACGGATCTCTCGGAGAGGATAAGATTAAGGAACAGCACCTGCAGCGTCTTCTGAAGCTCCTCTTCGGCGGAGAGCTTCTCTATCTCGACATCGGCGGGCTCGACGATTGGTGCCGGCGACATTTTCTGTGCTTTCGGCGAACGGAGGG from Punica granatum isolate Tunisia-2019 chromosome 2, ASM765513v2, whole genome shotgun sequence includes the following:
- the LOC116196636 gene encoding nascent polypeptide-associated complex subunit alpha-like protein 2, yielding MSPAPIVEPADVEIEKLSAEEELQKTLQGDEPIVEDVKDDDKDEDEDDDEDDDDDDKEDDGTPGANGSSKQSRSEKKSRKAMLKLGMKPIPGVTRVTIKRTKNILFFISKPDVFKSPHSETYIIFGEAKIEDLSTQLQAQAAQQFRVPDMGSVVSKPEDAAAAAAAPAEEEEEEIDETGVEPHDVELVMTQATVSRSKAVKALKSNNGDIVSAIMELTN